Proteins from a single region of Carassius carassius chromosome 37, fCarCar2.1, whole genome shotgun sequence:
- the LOC132118226 gene encoding sentrin-specific protease 1-like isoform X2: MFNKFYEWIGTGIASLRNGAPADGVQTGSVRVDHERKSQRKRPLDCLEDGDSVDQEERVVKKFRMGDIMDTVKNAAEGVKTHGSSVAYWVKNSVIPAPGNMLPSSPGPPQTTIPSEPAANSATSASLRVENKFGDRSRDILEVTFVAPSSSVDWRTVTKSDSFWTEESVTISKASRRQVCMAHPPHETHKANGHSVNLTPSSTPKPSPSPRLGRSLYHRPQSFLSSSETSSGKATSLYEKTFPIRVVQSPSHGSSNRLLRARARCTAQESVREEEKEVYRQLLAVVSGGQSTFLHDGSSHSSIRSHRDFSSFLSSSRSRLHSVSPTSSCAGVPSYGLSSLPPSPQPGSSQASSALPSPGASPSIPEPQLWAHDLEPSAKEPAVLSAPSPAALQDTSSQDTQSSVIFVKEKQGKKRESSCVPCFQAEMWIKELTSLYDSRARERRRLIEEQEALASQLLRQRLSGEGRAIPASVELKVRVPLEKEVPVAAVIQKPQPIKDEPEFPELTEDMEKEVSRALRGGSQDEVLSEGFRLTITRKDLQTLNHLNWLNDEVINFYMNLLVERSKQPNLPSAYTFNTFFFPKLRSSGYNAVRRWTKKVDIFSVDIILVPVHLGVHWCLSVVDFRKKSITYFDSMGGNNDEACRILLKYLKQESEDKKGHNFDTSEWTLKSKRPNEVPQQMNGSDCGMFTCKYAEYITKDRPITFTQKHMPYFRRRMVWEILNQKLL; encoded by the exons ATGTTTAATAAGTTCTACGAGTGGATCGGAACCGGGATCGCCAGTCTGCGAAACGGTGCTCCAGCTGATGGGGTTCAAACCGGTTCCGTGAGAGTGGATCATGAACGGAAATCACAGAGAAAGAGACCACTAGACTG TTTGGAAGATGGAGATTCAGTTGATCAGGAGGAGAGAGTGGTGAAGAAATTCAGAATGG GAGATATTATGGATACAGTGAAAAATGCAGCCGAAGGAGTGAAGACCCATGGTTCGAGTGTTGCATACTGGGTAAAGAACAGTGTCATACCTGCCCCGGGGAACATGCTGCCATCATCACCGGGTCCACCTCAAACCACAATACCATCAGAACCTGCAGCCAATTCTGCTACATCAGCATCTTTGAGGGTGGAAAACAAG TTTGGGGATCGGTCACGTGATATACTTGAAGTCACATTTGTAGCTCCATCTAGTTCAGTTGACTGGAGGACTGTCACAAAATCAG ATTCCTTCTGGACTGAAGAGTCAGTGACGATATCAAAAGCGAGCAGAAGACAAGTTTGTATGGCCCATCCACCCCATGAGACACACAAAGCTAACGGACACTCTGTTAACTTAACCCCTTCTTCCACTCCAAAACCTTCCCCCTCTCCCCGCTTGGGCAGATCCCTGTACCACCGACCACAAAG CTTTTTGTCATCATCTGAGACCAGTTCAGGAAAAGCCACTAGCCTGTATGAGAAGACCTTTCCCATCCGAGTGGTCCAGAGTCCTTCACATGGCAGCTCAAACCGCCTCCTCCGGGCCAGAGCACGCTGTACAGCACAGGAG tcGGTGCGTGAGGAAGAAAAGGAGGTTTACAGGCAGCTCCTAGCTGTGGTGTCTGGTGGCCAGTCGACCTTCCTTCACGATGGAAGTTCTCACTCCAGCATTCGCTCGCATCGAGATTT CTCCAGCTTCCTGTCGTCCAGTCGTAGTCGTCTTCATTCTGTCTCTCCAACAAGCTCCTGTGCTGGAGTGCCGTCCTACGGGTTGTCCAGTCTGCCGCCCAGCCCCCAGCCTGGGTCCAGCCAGGCGTCCAGTGCCCTGCCCAGTCCTGGTGCGTCTCCCAGCATTCCAGAGCCTCAGCTATGGGCCCATGACCTTGAGCCCAGCGCAAAAGAACCAGCTGTTCTCTCAGCTCCATCACCAGCTGCCCTTCAGGATACCTCCTCTCAGGACACACAGTCATCAG TAATTTTTGTAAAGGAGAAGCAGGGCAAGAAGCGTGAAAGCTCATG TGTGCCGTGCTTCCAGGCTGAAATGTGGATCAAAGAACT GACTAGCCTCTATGACTCTCGAGCTCGGGAGCGACGGAGGTTGATTGAAGAGCAGGAGGCTCTGGCCTCTCAGCTGCTGCGCCAG CGCCTCTCTGGAGAGGGTCGAGCCATCCCAGCGAGTGTTGAGCTAAAGGTTCGAGTCCCTCTAGAGAAGGAGGTTCCTGTTGCTGCTGTTATCCAAAAGCCTCAGCCTATTAAAGATGAGCCAGAATTCCCAGAGTTAACAGAG GATATGGAGAAGGAGGTGAGCAGAGCTCTGAGAGGTGGCAGTCAGGATGAGGTTCTCAGCGAAGGCTTCCGCCTCACCATCACCAGAAAGGACCTTCAGACGCTCAACCACCTCAACTGGCTCAATGATGAG GTTATTAATTTCTACATGAACCTGCTGGTGGAGCGCAGTAAGCAGCCCAACCTGCCCTCCGCTTACACCTTCAACACCTTCTTCTTTCCCAAGCTGCGGAGCTCCGGTTACAACGCTGTCCGCCGCTGGACCAAGAAAGTGGACATCTTTTCTGTAGACATCATATTGGTGCCTGTCCACCTGGGGGTGCACTGGTGCCTGTCT GTGGTGGATTTTCGTAAGAAAAGCATCACTTACTTTGATTCAATGGGAGGAAACAACGACGAGGCCTGCAGGATATTATT AAAATATCTGAAACAAGAAAGTGAAGACAAGAAGGGGCATAACTTTGATACCTCAGAATGGACTCTAAAAAGTAAAAGACCCAAT GAGGTTCCTCAGCAAATGAATGGAAGTGATTGTGGAATGTTCACATGCAAATATGCTGAGTACATCACCAAAGACCGGCCAATCACATTCACACAG AAACACATGCCCTATTTCAGAAGACGAATGGTATGGGAGATTCTGAACCAGAAACTGTTGTGA
- the LOC132118226 gene encoding sentrin-specific protease 1-like isoform X1, with the protein MFNKFYEWIGTGIASLRNGAPADGVQTGSVRVDHERKSQRKRPLDCLEDGDSVDQEERVVKKFRMGDIMDTVKNAAEGVKTHGSSVAYWVKNSVIPAPGNMLPSSPGPPQTTIPSEPAANSATSASLRVENKFGDRSRDILEVTFVAPSSSVDWRTVTKSDSFWTEESVTISKASRRQVCMAHPPHETHKANGHSVNLTPSSTPKPSPSPRLGRSLYHRPQSFLSSSETSSGKATSLYEKTFPIRVVQSPSHGSSNRLLRARARCTAQESVREEEKEVYRQLLAVVSGGQSTFLHDGSSHSSIRSHRDFSSFLSSSRSRLHSVSPTSSCAGVPSYGLSSLPPSPQPGSSQASSALPSPGASPSIPEPQLWAHDLEPSAKEPAVLSAPSPAALQDTSSQDTQSSAHDGDSVIFVKEKQGKKRESSCVPCFQAEMWIKELTSLYDSRARERRRLIEEQEALASQLLRQRLSGEGRAIPASVELKVRVPLEKEVPVAAVIQKPQPIKDEPEFPELTEDMEKEVSRALRGGSQDEVLSEGFRLTITRKDLQTLNHLNWLNDEVINFYMNLLVERSKQPNLPSAYTFNTFFFPKLRSSGYNAVRRWTKKVDIFSVDIILVPVHLGVHWCLSVVDFRKKSITYFDSMGGNNDEACRILLKYLKQESEDKKGHNFDTSEWTLKSKRPNEVPQQMNGSDCGMFTCKYAEYITKDRPITFTQKHMPYFRRRMVWEILNQKLL; encoded by the exons ATGTTTAATAAGTTCTACGAGTGGATCGGAACCGGGATCGCCAGTCTGCGAAACGGTGCTCCAGCTGATGGGGTTCAAACCGGTTCCGTGAGAGTGGATCATGAACGGAAATCACAGAGAAAGAGACCACTAGACTG TTTGGAAGATGGAGATTCAGTTGATCAGGAGGAGAGAGTGGTGAAGAAATTCAGAATGG GAGATATTATGGATACAGTGAAAAATGCAGCCGAAGGAGTGAAGACCCATGGTTCGAGTGTTGCATACTGGGTAAAGAACAGTGTCATACCTGCCCCGGGGAACATGCTGCCATCATCACCGGGTCCACCTCAAACCACAATACCATCAGAACCTGCAGCCAATTCTGCTACATCAGCATCTTTGAGGGTGGAAAACAAG TTTGGGGATCGGTCACGTGATATACTTGAAGTCACATTTGTAGCTCCATCTAGTTCAGTTGACTGGAGGACTGTCACAAAATCAG ATTCCTTCTGGACTGAAGAGTCAGTGACGATATCAAAAGCGAGCAGAAGACAAGTTTGTATGGCCCATCCACCCCATGAGACACACAAAGCTAACGGACACTCTGTTAACTTAACCCCTTCTTCCACTCCAAAACCTTCCCCCTCTCCCCGCTTGGGCAGATCCCTGTACCACCGACCACAAAG CTTTTTGTCATCATCTGAGACCAGTTCAGGAAAAGCCACTAGCCTGTATGAGAAGACCTTTCCCATCCGAGTGGTCCAGAGTCCTTCACATGGCAGCTCAAACCGCCTCCTCCGGGCCAGAGCACGCTGTACAGCACAGGAG tcGGTGCGTGAGGAAGAAAAGGAGGTTTACAGGCAGCTCCTAGCTGTGGTGTCTGGTGGCCAGTCGACCTTCCTTCACGATGGAAGTTCTCACTCCAGCATTCGCTCGCATCGAGATTT CTCCAGCTTCCTGTCGTCCAGTCGTAGTCGTCTTCATTCTGTCTCTCCAACAAGCTCCTGTGCTGGAGTGCCGTCCTACGGGTTGTCCAGTCTGCCGCCCAGCCCCCAGCCTGGGTCCAGCCAGGCGTCCAGTGCCCTGCCCAGTCCTGGTGCGTCTCCCAGCATTCCAGAGCCTCAGCTATGGGCCCATGACCTTGAGCCCAGCGCAAAAGAACCAGCTGTTCTCTCAGCTCCATCACCAGCTGCCCTTCAGGATACCTCCTCTCAGGACACACAGTCATCAG CTCATGATGGAGATTCAGTAATTTTTGTAAAGGAGAAGCAGGGCAAGAAGCGTGAAAGCTCATG TGTGCCGTGCTTCCAGGCTGAAATGTGGATCAAAGAACT GACTAGCCTCTATGACTCTCGAGCTCGGGAGCGACGGAGGTTGATTGAAGAGCAGGAGGCTCTGGCCTCTCAGCTGCTGCGCCAG CGCCTCTCTGGAGAGGGTCGAGCCATCCCAGCGAGTGTTGAGCTAAAGGTTCGAGTCCCTCTAGAGAAGGAGGTTCCTGTTGCTGCTGTTATCCAAAAGCCTCAGCCTATTAAAGATGAGCCAGAATTCCCAGAGTTAACAGAG GATATGGAGAAGGAGGTGAGCAGAGCTCTGAGAGGTGGCAGTCAGGATGAGGTTCTCAGCGAAGGCTTCCGCCTCACCATCACCAGAAAGGACCTTCAGACGCTCAACCACCTCAACTGGCTCAATGATGAG GTTATTAATTTCTACATGAACCTGCTGGTGGAGCGCAGTAAGCAGCCCAACCTGCCCTCCGCTTACACCTTCAACACCTTCTTCTTTCCCAAGCTGCGGAGCTCCGGTTACAACGCTGTCCGCCGCTGGACCAAGAAAGTGGACATCTTTTCTGTAGACATCATATTGGTGCCTGTCCACCTGGGGGTGCACTGGTGCCTGTCT GTGGTGGATTTTCGTAAGAAAAGCATCACTTACTTTGATTCAATGGGAGGAAACAACGACGAGGCCTGCAGGATATTATT AAAATATCTGAAACAAGAAAGTGAAGACAAGAAGGGGCATAACTTTGATACCTCAGAATGGACTCTAAAAAGTAAAAGACCCAAT GAGGTTCCTCAGCAAATGAATGGAAGTGATTGTGGAATGTTCACATGCAAATATGCTGAGTACATCACCAAAGACCGGCCAATCACATTCACACAG AAACACATGCCCTATTTCAGAAGACGAATGGTATGGGAGATTCTGAACCAGAAACTGTTGTGA
- the LOC132118226 gene encoding sentrin-specific protease 1-like isoform X3, with the protein MGDIMDTVKNAAEGVKTHGSSVAYWVKNSVIPAPGNMLPSSPGPPQTTIPSEPAANSATSASLRVENKFGDRSRDILEVTFVAPSSSVDWRTVTKSDSFWTEESVTISKASRRQVCMAHPPHETHKANGHSVNLTPSSTPKPSPSPRLGRSLYHRPQSFLSSSETSSGKATSLYEKTFPIRVVQSPSHGSSNRLLRARARCTAQESVREEEKEVYRQLLAVVSGGQSTFLHDGSSHSSIRSHRDFSSFLSSSRSRLHSVSPTSSCAGVPSYGLSSLPPSPQPGSSQASSALPSPGASPSIPEPQLWAHDLEPSAKEPAVLSAPSPAALQDTSSQDTQSSAHDGDSVIFVKEKQGKKRESSCVPCFQAEMWIKELTSLYDSRARERRRLIEEQEALASQLLRQRLSGEGRAIPASVELKVRVPLEKEVPVAAVIQKPQPIKDEPEFPELTEDMEKEVSRALRGGSQDEVLSEGFRLTITRKDLQTLNHLNWLNDEVINFYMNLLVERSKQPNLPSAYTFNTFFFPKLRSSGYNAVRRWTKKVDIFSVDIILVPVHLGVHWCLSVVDFRKKSITYFDSMGGNNDEACRILLKYLKQESEDKKGHNFDTSEWTLKSKRPNEVPQQMNGSDCGMFTCKYAEYITKDRPITFTQKHMPYFRRRMVWEILNQKLL; encoded by the exons ATGG GAGATATTATGGATACAGTGAAAAATGCAGCCGAAGGAGTGAAGACCCATGGTTCGAGTGTTGCATACTGGGTAAAGAACAGTGTCATACCTGCCCCGGGGAACATGCTGCCATCATCACCGGGTCCACCTCAAACCACAATACCATCAGAACCTGCAGCCAATTCTGCTACATCAGCATCTTTGAGGGTGGAAAACAAG TTTGGGGATCGGTCACGTGATATACTTGAAGTCACATTTGTAGCTCCATCTAGTTCAGTTGACTGGAGGACTGTCACAAAATCAG ATTCCTTCTGGACTGAAGAGTCAGTGACGATATCAAAAGCGAGCAGAAGACAAGTTTGTATGGCCCATCCACCCCATGAGACACACAAAGCTAACGGACACTCTGTTAACTTAACCCCTTCTTCCACTCCAAAACCTTCCCCCTCTCCCCGCTTGGGCAGATCCCTGTACCACCGACCACAAAG CTTTTTGTCATCATCTGAGACCAGTTCAGGAAAAGCCACTAGCCTGTATGAGAAGACCTTTCCCATCCGAGTGGTCCAGAGTCCTTCACATGGCAGCTCAAACCGCCTCCTCCGGGCCAGAGCACGCTGTACAGCACAGGAG tcGGTGCGTGAGGAAGAAAAGGAGGTTTACAGGCAGCTCCTAGCTGTGGTGTCTGGTGGCCAGTCGACCTTCCTTCACGATGGAAGTTCTCACTCCAGCATTCGCTCGCATCGAGATTT CTCCAGCTTCCTGTCGTCCAGTCGTAGTCGTCTTCATTCTGTCTCTCCAACAAGCTCCTGTGCTGGAGTGCCGTCCTACGGGTTGTCCAGTCTGCCGCCCAGCCCCCAGCCTGGGTCCAGCCAGGCGTCCAGTGCCCTGCCCAGTCCTGGTGCGTCTCCCAGCATTCCAGAGCCTCAGCTATGGGCCCATGACCTTGAGCCCAGCGCAAAAGAACCAGCTGTTCTCTCAGCTCCATCACCAGCTGCCCTTCAGGATACCTCCTCTCAGGACACACAGTCATCAG CTCATGATGGAGATTCAGTAATTTTTGTAAAGGAGAAGCAGGGCAAGAAGCGTGAAAGCTCATG TGTGCCGTGCTTCCAGGCTGAAATGTGGATCAAAGAACT GACTAGCCTCTATGACTCTCGAGCTCGGGAGCGACGGAGGTTGATTGAAGAGCAGGAGGCTCTGGCCTCTCAGCTGCTGCGCCAG CGCCTCTCTGGAGAGGGTCGAGCCATCCCAGCGAGTGTTGAGCTAAAGGTTCGAGTCCCTCTAGAGAAGGAGGTTCCTGTTGCTGCTGTTATCCAAAAGCCTCAGCCTATTAAAGATGAGCCAGAATTCCCAGAGTTAACAGAG GATATGGAGAAGGAGGTGAGCAGAGCTCTGAGAGGTGGCAGTCAGGATGAGGTTCTCAGCGAAGGCTTCCGCCTCACCATCACCAGAAAGGACCTTCAGACGCTCAACCACCTCAACTGGCTCAATGATGAG GTTATTAATTTCTACATGAACCTGCTGGTGGAGCGCAGTAAGCAGCCCAACCTGCCCTCCGCTTACACCTTCAACACCTTCTTCTTTCCCAAGCTGCGGAGCTCCGGTTACAACGCTGTCCGCCGCTGGACCAAGAAAGTGGACATCTTTTCTGTAGACATCATATTGGTGCCTGTCCACCTGGGGGTGCACTGGTGCCTGTCT GTGGTGGATTTTCGTAAGAAAAGCATCACTTACTTTGATTCAATGGGAGGAAACAACGACGAGGCCTGCAGGATATTATT AAAATATCTGAAACAAGAAAGTGAAGACAAGAAGGGGCATAACTTTGATACCTCAGAATGGACTCTAAAAAGTAAAAGACCCAAT GAGGTTCCTCAGCAAATGAATGGAAGTGATTGTGGAATGTTCACATGCAAATATGCTGAGTACATCACCAAAGACCGGCCAATCACATTCACACAG AAACACATGCCCTATTTCAGAAGACGAATGGTATGGGAGATTCTGAACCAGAAACTGTTGTGA
- the LOC132118239 gene encoding protein lifeguard 2-like, which produces MTQGKVSVTNKSNNGSDVQPMASAPPSYDEATAEGGSPCHSGAYPGDSEMLTECSWDDKNIRRIFIRKVYTILMLQLSVTLAFVAVFIFCEPVKYYIQANPGWYWASYVVFFVTYLTLSCCRGPRRQFPWNLILLIIFTLSLSYMTAMLSSYYNTKSVIICLGITALVCLAITIFSFQTKIDITSYQGVLLVFCTVLLICGLFLAVILPFGYVPWLHAVYAALGAILFSMFLAFDTQMLMGEKQCTISPEEYIFATLSIYLDVVYIFSFFLQLFGTPERQ; this is translated from the exons ATGACCCAGGGAAAG GTTTCAGTGACAAACAAGTCAAACAATGGCTCGGATGTTCAGCCGATGGCCTCAGCTCCTCCAAGTTACGACGAGGCAACTGCTG aaggTGGAAGCCCTTGTCATAGCGGAGCCTATCCTGGAGATAGTGAGATGCTCACCGAATGCAGCTGGGATGACAAAAACATCAGGAGGATATTCATCCGCAAG GTGTACACCATCCTGATGCTCCAGCTATCTGTCACATTAGCCTTTGTGGCAGTTTTCATTTTCTG TGaacctgtgaaatattacataCAGGCCAACCCTGGCTGGTACTGGGCATCATA TGTGGTGTTTTTTGTCACATATCTGACCCTATCCTGCTGCCGTGGACCCCG GAGGCAGTTTCCATGGAATCTGATTCTGCTCATTATTTTT ACTCTGTCTCTTTCTTACATGACAGCAATGCTCTCCAG CTACTACAATACTAAATCTGTCATCATCTGCCTGGGTATCACTGCCTTGGTGTGTCTTGCTATTACTATCTTTAGCTTCCAAACCAAG ATTGACATTACTTCATACCAAGGCGTGCTGTTAGTTTTTTGCACAGTATTGTTAATTTGTGGACTTTTCCTGGCAGTCATCCTGCCCTTTGGATAT gTTCCATGGTTGCATGCTGTGTACGCTGCCTTGGGAGCAATACTGTTTAGCAtg TTCCTGGCATTTGACACACAGATGCTGATGGGGGAAAAGCAATGCACAATAAGTCCTGAGGAATACATCTTTGCCACCCTCAGCATATACCTGGACGTTGTTTAcatcttctctttctttctccagtTGTTTGGAACTCCTGAAAGGCAGTGA
- the fitm2 gene encoding acyl-coenzyme A diphosphatase FITM2, with protein MAAVGSLVNSLTSLWRQQCARTCLPHLFVCISFTGSILKQAGLVPESYFSNSRNVLNLYFVKVSWGWTIVLLLPFIFYSNLYNRSHTFMLRRLTSLLVATFIWYTCTGTFFYIEDITGSCYASDNKQVIHGEITTKVACRKAGFIWEGFDISGHSFILTYSSLVIVEEMVPMLHIQQSHRNICLDCLYIALNAIVAIWIWMFGCTSVYFHDIIDKVIGTLCGILGWYLTYVVWYPMPFSPGLPPQQKQHA; from the exons ATGGCTGCAGTAGGCAGCTTAGTGAACAGTTTGACTTCTCTTTGGAGACAGCAGTGTGCCCGTACTTGTTTACCGCATTTGTTCGTTTGTATTTCGTTTACAGGATCGATTTTGAAACAGGCGGGCCTTGTGCCGGAGAGCTACTTCAGTAACAGCAGAAATGTTTTAAATCT aTATTTTGTGAAAGTTTCTTGGGGATGGACCATTGTTCTACTTCTGCCTTTCATCTTTTACTCCAACCTTTACAATAGAAGCCACACATTTATGTTGAGGCGTCTGACGTCATTACTGGTGGCAACATTCATCTGGTACACCTGCACTGGGACTTTTTTCTACATTGAAGATATTACCGGTTCGTGCTATGCGTCAGACAACAAGCAAGTTATTCATGGTGAGATTACCACAAAGGTGGCGTGCAGGAAGGCCGGATTCATCTGGGAAGGATTTGACATATCGGGACACTCCTTCATCTTGACTTACTCTTCCCTTGTGATTGTGGAGGAAATGGTGCCAATGTTACACATACAACAGAGTCACAGAAACATCTGTCTTGATTGTCTTTATATAGCACTCAATGCGATTGTGGCTATCTGGATATGGATGTTCGGATGCACTTCTGTGTATTTCCATGATATTATTGACAAGGTTATAGGGACGCTGTGTGGGATATTAGGGTGGTACTTGACTTACGTTGTTTGGTACCCAATGCCTTTTTCTCCAGGTCTCCCTCCACAGCAAAAACAACATGCTTAG
- the r3hdml gene encoding R3H domain containing-like — MMSLACVQLFFAATLWTLPCSTASVAVSSATQLLHLRDVSVEALLRNRSDSSAPRARRKRFISSKEMTAILDYHNRVRSQVFPPAANMEYMLWDERLAKSAKSWAAQCIWDHGPPHDLQHIGQNLSIISGRYRSIIDLVRSWYDERHYFSYPNRCSGSVCTHYTQMVWAASNKIGCAIRRCSNMYVFGSMWKQATFLVCNYSIKGNWVGEAPYKTGKPCSACPSSYGGSCNKNQCDSRSKSRRNASGVRD; from the exons ATGATGAGTTTGGCCTGCGTTCAGCTGTTCTTTGCCGCCACGTTGTGGACACTGCCGTGCAGCACAGCATCTGTGGCGGTGAGCAGCGCGACACAGCTGCTTCATCTCAGAGATGTTTCTGTGGAGGCCCTGCTGAGGAACAGAAGCGACAGCAGCGCGCCTCGAGCGCGGCGGAAACGCTTCATCTCCAGTAAAGAGATGACGGCCATTCTGGACTATCACAACCGCGTGCGCTCACAGGTCTTCCCACCCGCGGCAAATATGGAATATATG CTGTGGGATGAGAGACTGGCCAAATCTGCAAAGTCCTGGGCTGCTCAGTGCATTTGGGATCATGGACCGCCTCATGATTTGCAACACATTGGACAGAACCTGTCCATCATCTCTGGAAG ATACAGATCGATCATTGACCTGGTAAGATCCTGGTATGATGAAAGACACTATTTCTCCTACCCCAACAGATGCAGTGGCTCTGTCTGCACACACTACACTCAG ATGGTGTGGGCGGCCAGCAATAAGATTGGGTGTGCTATCAGAAGATGTTCAAACATGTATGTTTTTGGGAGTATGTGGAAACAGGCCACCTTTCTGGTTTGCAACTATTCTATCAA GGGGAACTGGGTTGGAGAGGCTCCATATAAGACAGGGAAACCATGCTCTGCGTGTCCCTCAAGTTATGGAGGATCATGCAATAAAAACCAGTGTGACTCCAGATCCAAATCCAGAAGAAATGCAAGTGGTGTTCGAGactaa